The Vibrio kanaloae genome has a window encoding:
- a CDS encoding MarC family protein, with translation MKELIIHTITVFMGFFAIMNPIANTPIFLGLTSDNDRETVKSIAFRSVFIAFVIVSTFALSGKLIFDLFGITLYALRITGGILVFLIGFHMLQGDSTHAKAKEKVNSDAQQDAALSIAVSPLAMPILAGPGTIATAMNFASTEGIYETIITIVAFGLLCTLTYILFVFGERFVKAVGPSALNVITRMMGLILAVIGIQMLIEGIEQAYKALFI, from the coding sequence ATGAAAGAGCTCATCATTCATACCATTACCGTGTTCATGGGCTTTTTCGCCATTATGAACCCTATCGCTAATACGCCAATCTTTCTTGGACTAACCAGTGACAATGACAGGGAAACGGTCAAATCCATCGCCTTCCGTTCAGTGTTTATCGCATTCGTCATCGTCAGTACTTTTGCGCTCTCTGGCAAACTGATCTTTGACCTGTTTGGTATCACACTGTACGCACTGCGCATCACGGGCGGCATTCTGGTCTTTTTGATTGGCTTTCACATGCTACAAGGCGACTCAACACACGCCAAAGCAAAAGAGAAGGTCAATTCAGACGCGCAGCAAGATGCAGCATTGAGTATCGCAGTATCACCTTTAGCCATGCCTATACTGGCGGGCCCCGGCACTATAGCCACCGCGATGAACTTTGCCAGCACAGAAGGAATTTACGAGACCATCATAACCATCGTCGCGTTTGGTCTACTGTGTACCTTAACCTACATATTATTTGTATTCGGCGAACGCTTCGTGAAAGCCGTAGGGCCAAGCGCATTGAACGTGATTACTCGAATGATGGGGTTAATACTCGCAGTTATCGGTATACAAATGTTGATTGAAGGGATTGAACAGGCTTATAAGGCGCTGTTTATCTAG
- a CDS encoding YebG family protein, which produces MAVIVKYVVERNGEEKMTFTSKAEADAYDKMLDMADELFELLGKSDLVEDEGKQEELAMYLAKNKEEVLYALGAKRKPAPKKAKKLEAVEDAEEDAA; this is translated from the coding sequence ATGGCTGTTATCGTCAAGTACGTGGTGGAACGCAACGGAGAAGAGAAAATGACTTTTACCTCTAAAGCCGAAGCCGACGCATACGACAAAATGCTGGATATGGCTGATGAGCTTTTTGAACTTTTAGGCAAAAGCGATTTAGTTGAAGATGAAGGCAAGCAAGAAGAACTTGCAATGTACCTAGCGAAGAACAAAGAAGAAGTTCTTTACGCATTAGGTGCTAAGCGTAAACCAGCTCCGAAAAAAGCTAAGAAGCTTGAAGCTGTTGAAGACGCAGAAGAAGATGCAGCATAA
- a CDS encoding LysR family transcriptional regulator, protein MANISIKQLKVFVTITQHSTLTAASEALFLSKAAVSMALGEMEKQLGHSLFDRVNNRLILNQEGHKLLPLADEILHRAAGIDVLFRDDQPLSGNLKVGASDTIGNQVAPFILSGFRERTQHQDQSLFISNSALICQKLVDYELDIALIEGKTLHPELISSQFSNDEMCIIVSNQHPLVAKEKVILSDLENSHWILRESGSGTREFFLRAVAPRIEHWYESFELNTTEAIINSVSANLGFACLSRLAAQRAIDSGRVKALDVPLDMKRRFWMLVHKDKYQSPLLKSFMSYCEDWATHQD, encoded by the coding sequence ATGGCTAATATTTCAATAAAACAGCTCAAAGTGTTTGTCACCATTACCCAGCATTCGACGCTTACCGCCGCATCAGAAGCGCTGTTTTTGTCTAAAGCTGCGGTCAGCATGGCACTAGGCGAAATGGAGAAACAACTCGGCCACTCTCTATTTGACCGGGTCAACAACCGATTGATTCTCAACCAAGAAGGACATAAGTTGCTCCCATTGGCGGATGAGATATTACATCGTGCTGCTGGTATTGATGTTTTGTTCCGTGATGACCAGCCATTAAGTGGCAATCTCAAGGTTGGCGCGAGTGACACGATTGGTAATCAGGTCGCCCCCTTTATTCTGTCAGGCTTTCGCGAACGAACTCAGCATCAAGACCAGAGCTTGTTCATTTCAAACAGTGCGCTGATCTGCCAAAAGTTGGTGGATTATGAACTGGATATCGCGCTAATTGAAGGAAAAACACTCCACCCTGAGTTGATATCAAGCCAGTTCAGTAACGATGAGATGTGTATTATTGTTAGTAATCAACATCCTCTTGTTGCCAAAGAAAAAGTGATTTTAAGCGATTTAGAAAATAGTCACTGGATCCTGCGTGAATCAGGATCAGGGACTCGTGAGTTTTTCCTTCGTGCCGTCGCACCGCGCATCGAACATTGGTATGAATCCTTTGAACTCAACACCACAGAGGCGATCATCAATTCAGTTTCCGCCAATCTTGGATTCGCATGTCTATCACGACTGGCGGCACAACGAGCGATTGATTCAGGCCGAGTAAAAGCGCTCGATGTGCCACTCGACATGAAACGACGTTTCTGGATGCTGGTACACAAAGACAAATACCAGAGCCCGCTGCTGAAATCTTTCATGAGTTATTGTGAAGACTGGGCTACACATCAAGATTGA
- a CDS encoding TDT family transporter, with translation MIQRIKYRLTGAPTPMAGLALAIASLGWCWDGVLVAQGILHTPGLVQWISAGIAAVLLLVLAVKFLIHGQLLREDLAHPVVGSVVPTFAMGCMVVSASLTPISQFLQEAMWLASVALHVVFLVSFLYHRAKQFEIHHMVPSWFVPPIGIIVADVSFSGNPVLEPVANATLVFGLLVYAVMLPIMVYRLIFSHEVPDAAKPTIAIMAAPASLSLAGYLTVSADPSPVIIGMLFGIAVLMTFIIYAAFFKLLRLPFSPGYAAFTFPIVIGATALFKLAAWMQTQGIEAHYINQVFGLAYLELIVATLVVGYVAVRYCINYKPHRVLSAVAGRL, from the coding sequence ATGATTCAACGCATTAAATATAGATTAACAGGAGCTCCAACACCCATGGCAGGGTTAGCACTAGCAATCGCAAGTTTAGGCTGGTGCTGGGATGGCGTTTTAGTCGCACAAGGTATTTTGCACACTCCAGGCTTAGTGCAGTGGATCAGTGCAGGTATTGCGGCGGTATTGCTTCTTGTTTTAGCTGTGAAATTTTTGATTCATGGTCAGCTATTGCGTGAAGATCTTGCTCACCCTGTTGTCGGCAGTGTGGTACCAACATTTGCGATGGGATGCATGGTGGTGTCTGCTTCGTTGACTCCAATCTCTCAATTTTTACAAGAAGCGATGTGGCTGGCATCTGTAGCTTTGCACGTCGTGTTTCTAGTGAGCTTTTTGTACCACAGAGCAAAACAGTTTGAGATTCACCATATGGTACCAAGCTGGTTTGTGCCACCAATTGGTATTATCGTGGCAGACGTTTCTTTCTCTGGTAATCCTGTTTTAGAGCCTGTAGCGAACGCGACCTTGGTATTCGGCTTATTGGTTTACGCAGTAATGCTACCAATAATGGTTTACCGTCTGATCTTCTCTCACGAAGTGCCTGACGCAGCGAAACCAACCATTGCGATTATGGCTGCACCTGCAAGCCTATCTCTAGCAGGATACCTAACGGTTTCAGCAGATCCATCGCCAGTTATCATTGGTATGTTGTTTGGTATTGCAGTGCTAATGACGTTCATCATTTACGCAGCGTTCTTCAAACTACTTCGTCTACCGTTTAGCCCAGGCTATGCCGCATTTACCTTCCCTATTGTGATTGGTGCAACGGCACTGTTTAAATTGGCAGCGTGGATGCAAACTCAAGGTATTGAAGCGCATTACATCAACCAAGTGTTCGGCCTAGCGTATCTTGAACTGATCGTGGCAACTTTAGTCGTCGGTTATGTCGCCGTTCGCTATTGTATTAACTACAAACCTCATCGTGTTTTAAGTGCGGTAGCAGGTAGGTTGTAA
- the recC gene encoding exodeoxyribonuclease V subunit gamma, with amino-acid sequence MFTVYHSNKVDTLKILLVHLIKSDPLANPFEKEQILVQSPGMSQWLKMELAKEFGVAANIDFPLPATFIWDMFTQVLPDVPKRSAFNKEAMTWKLMSLLPAKLDHPDFLPLQRYLENDEDDSKLYQLAEKIADIFDGYLVYRPEWMAMWEAGEPVAELIDDEGQQEHPWQPILWQALYEQTLSQGQSKYHRGNLYHDFIEALAKQQGQLQHLPKRLFVFGISSLPPRYMDALKALGEQIDVHLMFTNPCQHYWGEIRDRKYLARVEAQRRKQFALIDGLPQLEGEASPLKDGIEANVEDELHTSQAVGNSLLASMGKLGRDNLFLLSQSDSEEHEFFIDVERDSLLHQLQADILQLEEHQDDHILDSSHHKQVVELGDRSLTVHACHSPMREVEVLHDQLLAMFDADPTLKPRDIIVMVSDINAYSPAIQAVFGNAPGERYIPYSISDRTADQESPILTAFMQLVALPNTRCLASELLELLEIPAMMARFGIDEFQFEQAKQWVEEAGIRWGVDSSTATEFDLPATEQNTWLFGIQRMLLGYAMSDSAGLFETEHSPIAAYNEVQGINAELAGKLAHFIDRIAHYRQRLTETQSIDMWRETLLQMIDDFFAVELEGEVVLKSIRDALSQLNEQLDDALYEQELSPSIIYQYLNNKLSGARISQRFLAGQVNFCTLMPMRSIPFKTVCLLGMNDGVYPRSMPPEGFDLINGRTRPGDRSRRDDDRYLFLEAMLSAQECLYISYVGRSIQDNTERVPSVLVSELIEYCQQNYCLSEDQALPSDDSGIKLTQAISFEHTMTPFSPAAFTKGDSSHVLSYAKEWLPAANRSGERSGEFNRALDDYLLGATYPLELDLVELQRFWRLPVQYFFNRRLKVVFEPPLPVMEDDEPFVLNGLESFQLKDALLQVLLDHPEGADEAVRLFVSEQKAQGRLPVGAFGDIEFETNRVQAEDLAKEIRFVSGSPQQDLEVNIEFDVLGEGKPVRLMGWLTQNYQSGLVRFRSGKIRSQDYLAAWIDHLCCAVMGHGKTTHIIGYDRKEGVVHQTLQPIGDAQQAKSLLAELVRLSYQGMTAPLPYFPKTALAGVEAGFSRGKWVDDEEKSLKKMTDTFNDSFAFTGEGRDTYISRIWPKWDDELAAQSRMYSTLVLQAARLAAADLEDQE; translated from the coding sequence TTGTTTACTGTTTACCATTCCAATAAAGTTGATACTTTAAAAATCCTTCTCGTTCACTTAATTAAAAGTGATCCTTTAGCCAATCCCTTCGAAAAAGAGCAGATCTTGGTTCAGAGCCCAGGTATGTCTCAATGGCTTAAGATGGAACTCGCCAAAGAGTTTGGCGTAGCAGCAAATATCGATTTCCCACTTCCAGCAACCTTCATTTGGGATATGTTTACCCAAGTGCTTCCTGATGTACCTAAACGCAGTGCTTTTAACAAGGAAGCGATGACATGGAAGCTGATGAGTTTGCTACCCGCTAAGCTTGACCACCCTGATTTTTTACCTCTACAACGCTACCTTGAAAACGACGAAGATGATTCGAAGTTGTATCAATTGGCAGAAAAAATTGCCGATATCTTCGATGGCTACTTGGTGTATCGACCAGAGTGGATGGCGATGTGGGAAGCGGGAGAGCCCGTTGCAGAACTTATCGATGATGAGGGACAACAAGAGCACCCTTGGCAACCGATTTTGTGGCAAGCACTCTATGAGCAAACCCTGTCTCAAGGCCAATCAAAATACCACCGTGGCAACTTGTATCACGACTTCATTGAAGCGCTAGCCAAGCAACAAGGCCAACTGCAGCATCTACCTAAGCGCTTATTTGTGTTTGGTATTTCTTCGCTGCCTCCTCGCTACATGGATGCATTGAAAGCACTTGGTGAGCAGATTGATGTGCACTTGATGTTTACTAACCCTTGCCAACATTACTGGGGCGAAATTCGCGATCGTAAATATTTGGCAAGAGTCGAAGCGCAGCGTCGTAAACAGTTTGCTTTGATTGATGGTTTACCTCAGCTTGAAGGCGAAGCCTCACCATTGAAAGATGGCATTGAAGCCAACGTTGAAGACGAACTACACACCAGCCAAGCTGTCGGTAATAGCTTGCTGGCGTCTATGGGTAAATTAGGCAGAGATAACCTGTTCTTGTTATCTCAGTCAGACAGTGAAGAGCACGAGTTTTTCATTGATGTTGAGAGAGACAGCCTCCTTCATCAACTGCAAGCCGATATTCTCCAGTTAGAAGAACATCAAGACGACCACATCTTAGATTCCAGCCACCATAAACAGGTGGTTGAACTGGGCGATCGCTCTCTGACCGTGCACGCTTGTCACAGCCCAATGCGTGAGGTTGAAGTCCTTCATGATCAGCTGTTGGCAATGTTTGATGCTGACCCGACACTGAAACCGCGCGATATCATCGTGATGGTGTCTGACATTAATGCTTATAGCCCAGCGATTCAGGCAGTATTTGGTAATGCCCCGGGTGAGCGCTATATCCCTTACTCGATCTCAGATAGAACCGCCGATCAAGAAAGCCCAATTCTGACCGCCTTCATGCAGCTCGTCGCGCTACCGAATACGCGTTGTTTAGCGTCTGAGTTATTAGAGTTGTTAGAAATCCCTGCAATGATGGCGCGCTTTGGTATTGATGAGTTTCAATTCGAGCAAGCCAAGCAGTGGGTTGAAGAAGCGGGCATCCGTTGGGGTGTCGACTCTTCTACCGCAACGGAATTTGATCTACCTGCAACCGAGCAAAATACCTGGCTATTTGGTATTCAGCGCATGTTACTGGGCTATGCGATGTCGGACTCTGCAGGCTTGTTTGAAACTGAACACTCTCCAATTGCCGCTTATAACGAAGTTCAGGGTATTAACGCCGAACTTGCGGGTAAATTAGCGCACTTTATCGATCGTATTGCCCATTACCGCCAGCGTCTGACTGAAACACAATCAATCGATATGTGGCGTGAAACCTTGCTGCAAATGATTGATGATTTCTTTGCGGTTGAGCTGGAAGGTGAGGTGGTGCTTAAGTCGATTCGTGATGCACTTTCGCAACTGAATGAACAGCTTGATGATGCCTTATACGAACAAGAACTGTCGCCAAGCATCATTTATCAGTATCTAAATAATAAACTGTCGGGCGCACGTATTAGTCAGCGTTTCTTAGCGGGCCAAGTTAACTTTTGTACCCTGATGCCGATGCGTTCTATTCCGTTTAAGACTGTCTGTTTATTGGGTATGAATGATGGGGTTTACCCCCGCTCAATGCCGCCTGAAGGTTTCGATTTGATAAACGGACGCACTCGTCCGGGTGATCGTTCTCGTCGTGATGATGACCGTTATCTATTCCTAGAAGCAATGCTGTCAGCACAAGAGTGTTTATACATAAGCTATGTCGGCCGTTCGATTCAAGATAATACTGAGCGAGTGCCGTCAGTATTGGTTTCAGAGTTGATTGAGTACTGCCAGCAGAACTACTGCCTAAGTGAAGACCAAGCGCTACCAAGTGATGATTCTGGTATCAAGCTGACTCAAGCGATCAGTTTTGAACACACCATGACGCCATTTAGCCCGGCAGCCTTTACTAAAGGTGATTCAAGCCATGTGCTGAGTTACGCCAAAGAATGGCTTCCTGCGGCTAACCGTTCTGGCGAACGCAGTGGTGAATTCAATCGTGCATTGGATGATTATTTGCTGGGTGCGACGTACCCGTTAGAACTCGACTTGGTTGAGTTACAGCGTTTTTGGCGTTTGCCAGTGCAGTACTTCTTTAATCGCCGCCTAAAAGTGGTGTTTGAGCCGCCACTTCCTGTGATGGAAGACGATGAGCCATTTGTACTTAATGGTTTAGAGAGTTTCCAACTTAAGGATGCTTTGCTGCAAGTGCTGCTCGACCACCCTGAAGGTGCAGACGAAGCGGTTCGACTGTTTGTCTCTGAGCAAAAAGCACAGGGCCGATTACCGGTCGGCGCCTTTGGTGATATCGAATTTGAAACCAACCGTGTTCAAGCGGAAGACTTAGCCAAAGAGATTCGATTTGTGAGCGGATCACCGCAGCAAGATCTCGAAGTGAATATCGAATTTGATGTGTTAGGCGAAGGTAAGCCTGTTCGTTTGATGGGTTGGTTAACTCAAAACTATCAATCGGGTCTAGTTCGTTTCCGTAGCGGTAAAATACGCTCTCAAGATTATTTGGCAGCGTGGATTGATCATCTATGTTGTGCAGTGATGGGACACGGAAAAACGACCCATATTATTGGCTACGACAGAAAAGAAGGCGTGGTTCACCAAACGCTACAACCGATTGGCGATGCACAGCAGGCGAAGAGCTTGTTGGCTGAGTTAGTACGACTGTCTTATCAAGGCATGACAGCGCCATTGCCTTACTTCCCGAAAACCGCATTAGCTGGTGTTGAAGCGGGCTTTAGTCGTGGGAAATGGGTCGATGACGAAGAAAAGTCACTCAAGAAAATGACCGATACCTTTAATGACAGCTTCGCCTTTACGGGCGAGGGCAGAGATACCTACATCTCACGAATTTGGCCTAAGTGGGATGATGAACTGGCTGCTCAATCACGTATGTACTCGACACTTGTGTTGCAGGCGGCAAGGTTGGCTGCAGCCGATCTGGAAGATCAGGAGTAG
- the recB gene encoding exodeoxyribonuclease V subunit beta — translation MTTISSVQVIAPQTLDTMTFPLHGARLIEASAGTGKTFTIAGLYLRLLLGHGTAAPQGDLTEATRHHEPLTVDQILVVTFTEAATAELRDRIRARIHDARIAFARGQSDDPVIAPLLQAIDDHAGAAKTLLNAERQMDEAAVYTIHGFCQRMLTQNAFESGSRFDNEFVTDESHLKAQVVADYWRKQFYPLPIQLAGEVRNIWGSPASLLADVNRYLTGSPLKLTVEAMSGDLQTLHNQNLDKVKQLKALWCESEADFLVLISGSDVNKRSYTKKSLPTWLEAVTAWAQSDTHDYQFPDKLEKFSQATLIEKTPKGTAPQHAVFEAIEDFLNSPADLKAPLLAHAITHCRTMLAKAKQQKQWLSFDDLLTQLSASIDVDEQSLLVERIRTLYPVAMIDEFQDTDPLQYSIFSRIYLDNPQCGLFMIGDPKQAIYGFRGADIFTYIKARNQVSAHYTLGTNWRSSADMVSAVNQVFMNSDSPFIYDQDIPFLPVAASPSADKRQWVMNGETQHALTFWLQEAEDKPLPKGEYHKAMAEATASQIQTILTASQNQQAYFDNGKKQHAVNAGDIAVLVRTGSEGRLIKNALSEQGIASVYLSNRDSVFTSLVAQDIQRLLQAVLTPENDRALRASLASELFALDAASLDELNNDEVVWENVVNEFREYRKLWLQRGVLPMLRSVISKRHLAERLLEEENGERSLTDLMHIGELLQQARQELDSDYGLLRWLAEAISDAQNGLGGSEDDIQRLESERNLVQIVTIHKSKGLEYDLVFLPFVASYREASEGKFYDHDSDTTVLDITGSDSALAQADKERLAEDLRLIYVALTRAVYGCFIGMAPLRKGRSTKEPTGVHLSAMGYLVQNGQEQGIAELNQALSAIEGKNSSVLLSETPTAHEQVFVQTEQVSEDLHANELKASIDRAWRITSYSGLVKQGSHGASHDATIEVSGFDIDSADEQDESELIEPERSIFTFPRGARPGTFLHTLFEDVEFTEPVTSEYNTQVITYLLESEQYELEWLPVLQLLVDTVLNTALDGKNLKLSEKDSTQRLVEMEFLLPIEVLAASELNQTIQYHDPLSAKAGDLGFQTVQGMLKGFIDLVFEHQGKYYVLDWKSNHLGDDVAVYHGEALKSAMADHRYDLQYQIYALALHRFLRSRVADYSYEQHFGGVYYLFLRGMDGQSQQGIFSAKPTLALLDEMDQLIDGKVIDRRSAQLNGNETGQMGLL, via the coding sequence ATGACGACCATAAGCAGTGTTCAGGTAATCGCTCCACAGACACTCGATACCATGACGTTTCCACTTCATGGCGCGCGTTTAATTGAAGCATCAGCGGGTACTGGTAAAACATTCACCATTGCTGGCTTGTACTTGCGCCTACTGCTCGGGCACGGCACTGCTGCGCCGCAAGGTGATCTGACGGAAGCTACACGACACCATGAGCCACTAACTGTAGACCAAATTCTGGTGGTGACCTTTACTGAAGCGGCTACGGCCGAGCTGCGGGATCGTATTCGTGCGCGAATCCATGATGCACGGATTGCGTTTGCACGTGGGCAAAGTGACGACCCAGTGATTGCGCCTTTGTTACAAGCCATCGATGATCATGCTGGCGCGGCGAAAACTCTGCTCAATGCTGAAAGGCAAATGGATGAGGCGGCGGTCTACACCATTCACGGTTTCTGTCAGCGCATGTTGACCCAAAATGCCTTTGAATCTGGAAGCCGTTTTGATAATGAATTTGTGACCGATGAAAGCCACTTGAAAGCGCAAGTAGTTGCCGACTATTGGCGTAAGCAGTTTTACCCGCTACCCATTCAACTCGCGGGCGAAGTACGCAATATTTGGGGTTCTCCCGCTTCTCTATTGGCTGACGTAAATCGTTATCTGACGGGTTCTCCACTAAAGCTAACCGTCGAAGCAATGTCGGGCGACCTGCAAACTCTGCACAATCAAAACCTAGATAAAGTGAAGCAACTTAAGGCGTTGTGGTGCGAATCCGAAGCGGACTTTTTGGTTTTGATTTCAGGTTCAGATGTGAACAAGCGTAGCTACACTAAGAAATCTTTACCGACTTGGTTAGAAGCCGTCACGGCATGGGCGCAGAGCGACACTCATGATTACCAGTTTCCAGATAAACTAGAGAAGTTCTCACAAGCCACGTTAATTGAAAAAACACCGAAAGGCACTGCACCTCAGCACGCCGTTTTCGAAGCGATTGAGGACTTCTTAAATTCTCCAGCAGATCTAAAAGCTCCATTGCTGGCGCATGCCATTACCCATTGCCGAACCATGTTAGCCAAAGCTAAACAGCAAAAGCAGTGGTTATCGTTTGATGATTTGTTGACTCAGTTATCCGCGTCCATTGATGTGGATGAGCAATCATTGCTAGTGGAGAGAATTCGAACCTTATACCCAGTGGCGATGATCGATGAATTCCAAGATACCGATCCGCTGCAATACAGTATTTTTAGCCGAATCTATTTAGATAACCCGCAATGCGGTCTGTTTATGATCGGTGATCCGAAGCAGGCTATTTACGGCTTCCGTGGCGCAGATATCTTTACCTACATTAAGGCAAGAAACCAAGTTAGTGCTCACTATACGTTAGGCACTAACTGGCGTTCGAGTGCTGATATGGTCAGCGCGGTAAACCAAGTGTTTATGAATTCGGATAGCCCGTTTATCTACGACCAAGACATTCCATTCTTACCCGTTGCTGCTAGCCCATCGGCTGACAAACGCCAGTGGGTGATGAATGGTGAAACTCAGCATGCATTGACCTTTTGGCTACAAGAAGCGGAAGATAAGCCATTACCGAAAGGCGAATATCACAAAGCCATGGCTGAGGCGACGGCGAGTCAAATTCAAACCATTCTGACCGCTTCTCAAAATCAACAAGCCTATTTTGATAACGGCAAAAAACAACATGCTGTGAATGCGGGTGATATTGCAGTCTTGGTTCGAACCGGTAGTGAAGGTCGTCTGATCAAGAACGCGTTGTCTGAACAAGGCATTGCAAGCGTGTATTTGTCTAACCGAGATAGCGTTTTCACCAGCTTGGTCGCACAAGATATTCAGCGTTTATTACAGGCGGTGCTGACACCTGAAAATGACCGTGCATTACGCGCCAGTTTAGCCTCTGAGTTGTTTGCTCTGGATGCCGCATCATTGGACGAACTCAACAACGATGAAGTAGTTTGGGAAAACGTCGTTAACGAATTTCGAGAATATCGTAAGTTATGGCTACAGCGCGGCGTGTTACCAATGCTTCGTAGTGTGATCAGTAAACGACATCTCGCGGAACGCTTACTGGAAGAAGAAAATGGTGAGCGCTCACTAACCGATTTGATGCATATTGGCGAATTGTTGCAACAAGCAAGACAAGAGCTCGACAGTGACTATGGCTTGCTACGTTGGCTAGCAGAAGCGATCTCAGATGCTCAAAATGGTCTAGGCGGCAGTGAAGATGATATTCAACGCCTTGAATCAGAAAGAAACTTGGTTCAAATCGTTACCATTCATAAGTCGAAAGGTTTGGAATATGACTTAGTATTCCTACCATTTGTTGCGAGCTATCGAGAAGCTAGCGAAGGCAAATTCTACGACCATGATTCAGACACCACAGTACTGGATATTACAGGTAGTGACAGTGCCTTAGCCCAAGCCGATAAAGAGCGATTGGCGGAAGACCTACGTTTGATTTATGTAGCTCTGACTCGTGCGGTATATGGCTGTTTTATTGGTATGGCGCCACTACGTAAAGGGCGTTCAACCAAAGAACCGACAGGCGTGCATTTGAGTGCGATGGGCTACTTGGTTCAAAACGGACAAGAGCAAGGCATTGCTGAGCTGAATCAAGCTTTGTCAGCGATTGAGGGTAAGAATTCAAGCGTATTACTGTCTGAAACACCGACTGCTCATGAGCAAGTTTTTGTGCAAACTGAGCAAGTGAGTGAAGACTTACATGCTAATGAACTCAAGGCTTCAATTGATCGAGCCTGGCGAATCACCAGTTATTCGGGGCTTGTAAAACAAGGCAGTCACGGCGCGAGCCATGACGCGACCATAGAGGTCTCTGGCTTTGATATTGACTCGGCTGATGAACAAGATGAATCGGAATTGATTGAGCCTGAACGTTCTATATTCACGTTCCCTCGCGGCGCTCGTCCGGGTACCTTCTTACACACCTTGTTTGAGGATGTTGAATTTACCGAGCCAGTAACCAGCGAATATAACACGCAAGTAATCACTTACTTATTAGAGTCGGAGCAATACGAACTAGAGTGGTTACCTGTGCTTCAACTACTGGTCGATACCGTTCTTAATACAGCATTGGACGGTAAAAACTTAAAGCTAAGCGAGAAAGATTCGACGCAACGTTTAGTTGAGATGGAGTTCTTATTGCCGATCGAAGTGTTGGCTGCATCTGAGCTCAATCAAACCATTCAGTATCATGATCCGCTATCGGCAAAAGCGGGCGACCTAGGTTTCCAAACCGTGCAAGGCATGCTGAAAGGCTTCATCGATTTGGTGTTTGAGCATCAAGGTAAATATTATGTACTTGACTGGAAATCGAACCATCTAGGTGATGACGTTGCCGTCTACCATGGTGAAGCATTGAAATCGGCGATGGCCGACCACCGTTACGATCTTCAATATCAAATCTATGCGTTGGCATTGCATCGCTTCTTACGCAGCCGTGTTGCGGATTACAGTTATGAACAACATTTCGGTGGCGTTTATTACTTGTTTTTAAGAGGAATGGACGGCCAATCTCAACAAGGTATTTTCTCGGCGAAACCAACACTGGCTTTGCTCGATGAAATGGATCAATTGATTGACGGTAAAGTGATAGACAGACGTTCAGCACAATTGAATGGCAATGAAACTGGACAGATGGGACTTTTATAA